One Sphingomonas limnosediminicola DNA segment encodes these proteins:
- a CDS encoding sensor histidine kinase — MIAGGMLTWYYILSPGGSWEIDGRDGYSLLGFFSIASVILATSQLYRLSEIKRQRVALKLALQEADHQRLFAREMSHRLKNAMAIVQSIASQTFTHGNPEVGKFEGRLSALANAHNLLNEHVKEPTASIAEVVRTAIAPFDDKTGRFEVSGEPLALPDQQVVSLSIALHELCTNAVKYGALSAPEGWVSIEWAPHNKQLLLEWEEHDGPAITAPLTKGFGSRLLARAAMRASLKFEEDGLRCTIALTSRRSLID, encoded by the coding sequence ATGATCGCGGGCGGAATGCTGACTTGGTATTATATCCTGAGTCCCGGCGGCTCGTGGGAGATCGACGGTCGCGACGGCTATTCGCTACTGGGTTTCTTCTCGATCGCATCCGTCATTCTCGCGACGTCGCAGCTTTATCGGCTAAGCGAAATCAAGCGGCAACGGGTCGCGCTCAAACTCGCGCTGCAGGAAGCCGATCACCAGCGGTTGTTTGCGCGCGAAATGTCCCATCGACTGAAAAACGCGATGGCAATCGTACAGTCGATTGCCAGCCAGACGTTTACGCATGGAAACCCCGAAGTAGGCAAGTTCGAAGGCCGGCTCTCGGCCTTGGCCAACGCGCACAACCTCCTCAATGAACATGTCAAAGAGCCGACGGCGTCTATCGCTGAGGTCGTCAGGACAGCCATTGCGCCGTTCGACGACAAGACCGGCCGGTTTGAAGTAAGCGGAGAGCCATTGGCACTCCCGGATCAACAGGTCGTGTCGCTGAGCATCGCCCTTCACGAACTCTGCACGAACGCGGTCAAATATGGAGCGCTAAGTGCCCCGGAAGGATGGGTTTCGATTGAATGGGCGCCACACAACAAACAGCTTTTGCTTGAGTGGGAAGAGCATGATGGACCGGCGATAACTGCTCCATTGACGAAGGGGTTTGGGTCCAGGCTCTTGGCGCGAGCGGCCATGAGGGCGAGTTTGAAGTTCGAGGAAGATGGTCTTCGATGCACTATCGCGCTGACTTCACGACGAAGCTTGATTGACTGA